Proteins from a single region of Fodinibius sp. Rm-B-1B1-1:
- a CDS encoding MBL fold metallo-hydrolase encodes MQIHHIRNATMVIETADKVFLVDPMLGPKGNLPPFTLFRFKPRKNPIIPLPENTDARLQKVTHCIITHQHPDHLDDEGRHFLREKNVPIICSVKDQKSLKKEGLNVTQTLNYWETLNFSGIKITGIPAQHGYGFVTKLMGNVMGFYLEIPDTPSIYLSSDTVYTDAVHKVLTELKPDISVAACGAAQFDIFKPLLMDMNDMLTFFTNAPGKVIANHLEAVNHCPTTREQLREKLRTHNLRDKVFIPEDGETITWNA; translated from the coding sequence ATGCAGATACATCATATCCGAAATGCGACCATGGTTATAGAAACGGCTGACAAAGTATTCTTGGTTGATCCTATGCTTGGCCCTAAAGGCAACCTTCCCCCCTTTACCCTGTTCAGGTTTAAGCCACGGAAAAATCCGATTATTCCTCTTCCCGAAAATACTGATGCCCGGCTGCAAAAAGTCACGCATTGCATCATCACCCACCAACATCCGGATCATCTTGATGACGAAGGACGGCATTTTCTGAGAGAAAAGAACGTGCCCATTATATGCAGCGTAAAGGATCAAAAATCACTCAAAAAAGAAGGGCTTAATGTAACCCAAACGCTGAATTATTGGGAAACGCTTAATTTCAGCGGCATCAAAATAACAGGCATACCAGCACAACACGGCTATGGATTTGTCACCAAATTAATGGGAAATGTAATGGGATTCTATCTTGAAATTCCTGATACGCCTTCTATCTATTTGAGTTCAGATACCGTCTACACAGATGCGGTTCATAAAGTCTTGACGGAACTTAAACCGGATATCAGCGTTGCGGCATGTGGAGCAGCACAATTTGACATCTTCAAACCACTGCTTATGGATATGAATGATATGCTAACCTTCTTCACCAATGCTCCCGGAAAAGTAATTGCCAATCACCTGGAAGCGGTGAATCACTGTCCTACCACTCGTGAGCAATTAAGAGAAAAACTACGTACTCATAATCTTCGGGACAAAGTATTTATTCCTGAGGATGGAGAAACGATAACATGGAATGCATAA
- a CDS encoding Crp/Fnr family transcriptional regulator produces the protein MSIAQSISNFFEEYYPHNDEGLEELSSAFTSRVIPKGTTILRESTTDDKLRFLNRGTIREYYLSGVKEVNINFYLHQQFITDLSSFINATKTKKNQESLSEIEVFELDREPFLRLLEKYECAQDLIDQFFQKLLSSREKFEYNRMTKTPEELYTELRIYKPEWLQKIPQYHIASYLGITPETLSRIRSRIS, from the coding sequence ATGAGCATTGCCCAAAGCATTTCAAACTTTTTTGAAGAGTATTATCCGCATAATGATGAGGGACTTGAGGAACTATCCTCAGCTTTTACGTCAAGAGTAATTCCGAAAGGTACCACTATTCTCAGAGAATCAACCACCGACGATAAACTTCGTTTTTTGAACAGAGGAACCATAAGGGAATACTATCTAAGCGGTGTCAAAGAAGTGAACATCAACTTTTATCTACATCAGCAATTTATAACTGATTTATCATCATTTATAAACGCTACCAAAACAAAGAAAAACCAAGAAAGCCTGTCAGAAATTGAGGTTTTTGAACTTGATCGGGAACCGTTTCTACGATTGCTGGAGAAATATGAGTGTGCCCAGGATCTTATAGACCAATTTTTTCAAAAGTTGTTATCATCCCGCGAAAAGTTTGAATATAACCGTATGACCAAAACTCCTGAAGAACTTTATACTGAACTTCGCATTTACAAGCCTGAATGGCTACAGAAAATTCCTCAGTACCATATTGCTTCCTACTTGGGCATTACTCCTGAAACATTAAGCAGGATACGAAGTCGCATTTCTTGA
- a CDS encoding Smr/MutS family protein, which produces MAQQLPIDGTLDLHTFDPNELGSLIPAYIKECLKKEIYEIRIIHGKGTGNLRRSVHALLDRNKHVISYSLANDRSGWGATVATLKTETE; this is translated from the coding sequence ATGGCTCAACAACTACCCATTGACGGGACTTTAGATTTGCACACCTTTGATCCCAATGAACTGGGATCTCTTATTCCCGCATATATCAAAGAATGTCTGAAAAAAGAAATTTATGAGATCCGTATCATCCACGGTAAGGGAACGGGTAACTTGCGTCGTTCAGTACATGCTCTTTTAGATCGAAATAAGCATGTGATCTCCTACTCCCTGGCAAATGACCGCAGCGGATGGGGTGCGACGGTTGCTACTTTAAAAACTGAAACCGAATAG